TCAACGAACTCCAAAAGCAGCGGGCGGAAATGCTGGCAGAGAAGAAAGCGCACCAGCGGGAGATTGCTGAGTGGAAAGCCGATCGCGAGCGGGATTCAGCGAGTCGAATCGCCCTGGAAGAGCGGCTTGCGACGCTCGAGCGTTCGATGGCGTCGCTCAGCGGAGACCGCAAAGTGATGGCGGCCATTGGTAAATAGTCACTGCTTCCGAGACCCATCGTGCAACGAGAGATGCGCGCTTGTGATCCTCGGAAAATGCGCGCGCCGTCCGAAAGCTCGGACGGCGCGTGCGTCAAGTTATGGTCAGCGGATCTGAAAACGGCTCGCCTAAATTAAACGATCCGAGTGTGAATTAATAGCGGCTCTCCGCGTTGTCGCCGGCAGAATCGTCGTCGTCGCCGCGGGTCGGTCCGACGCCGGTGAGCCGGAACAGCAGCTTCGCGCCGAACAGTTTGTCGCCGATACGGCCCTGCGACTTGAGGAAGCCGCCGTGCCGCTTGCAATGCGGACACGAGAGCGAGGCGCTCAAGAGTCCAGCATTCTCGGGCGTAATTCTGAGATCGAACTTAAAGCCGCAGCCCGGATTCTGGCATATGGTACGATAAACAACGCCCGGCGCGCTGGTAGCCTTGGATTCGTTTTTGTTGCTGACCGCTGTTTGCATTTTTCTTACCTCTCTTCCTGGAGGTCGTTTAAAATCGGCCGGTATGGCCGATGCTATCACGAAAGACGAAAACGCTTGGCAAAAGATTCAAGCAATTGACGTGCCTCGCAGTACAAAAAATTCATGATTGCGAAAATCCAGCGGTTTCGCGGAGAATTGATGAGGTCGCTGACCGGAATTCGTCTCAGAGAGCGTCCCAAAAACGCTGACTCGTGCAATTTTTGCAACGAATTGGTCACTCTCTCGACCCGGAAAAGTTGCCAGCACAAGCGATTTGTCGAACGCAACTTTAACCGCGCGCCGCGGCTGTACTTAGCTGGTGGCTTTCCGATAAACCAGATACACGGCTTGGCGCGCACCGATTGGGGACTTTTTTACCGCGATGAGAACGCTGGCGTTAGTGATGGCGGGGGGGCAGGGGACGCGCCTGCATCCTTTGACCCGCGACCGCGCCAAGCCCGCGGTTCCGTTCGGCGGCAAATACCGCATTATCGATTTCGTCCTCTCGAACCTGGTCAATTCCGGCATCTACGCGATCTACGTCCTGGTGCAATGGCGCTCTCAATCCCTGATCGAGCACCTCAAGGACGGATGGCAGTTCGGCGGGATGCTGCCCGACCATTTCGTGATTCCGGTTCCTGCTCAGATGCGGATGGGCGAGACCTGGTATCAGGGGACGGCCGACGCGATTTTCCAGAATCTCAATTTGATCGACGATACCAAGCCCGACCTGGTGGCGGTCTTCGGCGCCGACCATATCTACCGGATGGACATCCAGCAGATGGTCGAGTTCCACCTGGACAGGAAGGCGGCGGTGACTGTGGCGACGTTGCCGGTTCCGATCGAGGAGTCGAATCAGTTCGGCATTTTGGATGTGGATTCGGGGCTGCGCGTATCCGGCTTCGAGGAAAAGCCCGAGCATCCGAACCATATGGCCGGCGCGCCCGGACGAGTGCTCGCCTCGATGGGCAATTACCTGTTCAACCCCGAGGTGCTGCGCGAGGCGCTGATCGAGGATTCGATCAAGGAAAACAGTCATCACGATTTCGGGCGCGATCTGATCCCGAACCTAATCAATCGGGTGCCGGTCTATGCCTACAACTTCATGACCAATCGCATCCGCGGCGACTCGGAAGTGAATCTCAGCTACTGGCGCGACGTCGGCACGCTCGAAGCCTACTACGAAGCGAACATGGATCTGCGCGACGCCCGGCCGCATCTGAACCTGTACAACCCGTACTGGCCGCTGCGGACGGCATACTTCGATCAGCCGCCGGCGAAATTTGTCTTCGACGAGAACGGGCGGCGCGGTCTCGCGCTGCACTCGGTGATTTCCGAAGGATGCATCGTGTCGGGCGGCGCGGTGCGCAATTCGGTGTTGGGACGCTCGGTGTTCGTACATTCGTACAGCCTGGTGGAAGATTCGGTGATCATGGACTATGCGGAGATCGGGCGTCATGCGAGAATCCGGCGCGCGATCGTGGACAAGAACGTCTATGTTCCGGAGGGCGAGGAGATCGGCTATGACCTCGAACGCGATCGGCAGCGGTTCTTCGTTACCGACTCGGGATTGGTGGTTATTCCCAAAGGGCCCAAGCGCGAACGGTCGGTGCTGTAATCGGCCGGTTTTGCCTTTCTGAAAGCAATGCCATCCGCATTATCCTCTCGCGAGCAGACTCGTATCGATCGAACCGATCGCTCCGAGCCTGCGATCGACCCGGTAAAGAATCCGAACCTTGCGCCGGCGGACGACGCACCGCCATTTCCGCTGAATCGCGGGGTCGGCGAGAGCCAGCAGTTCCCGCTGGGTTTCAAGGATCGGATGATCTATCGGCTGCTGCTCGGCGCGCTCCACGCTTTCAGCCTGCTGCCGGATTTCGTGCTGTATCCGTTGGGCGTCGGCTGCGCGCTGCTATTCTATCGATTCGACGGGCGGCACGTGAAAATCGGGCTCAAGAATCTCGAGATCGCTTTTCCGGAGCGCAGCGAGGCGGAACGTCGGCGCATCCTGCGCGCCTCCTACATGAATCTCGGCAGGACTGCGGCCGAGTACGTGCGGATGGGCGGCTTCTTCTATCGCCGCCTGAAGGATCGGGTTGGTTACAGCCGCACGGATATCTGGAAGGCGCTGCAGCCGAAGTATCAAGGGATTGGCGCGCTCATCCTGACGGCGCATTTCGGGAACTTCGAGTTGCTGCCGGCCGGACACGCGCTGCACGGTTATCAGATCAGCCTGGTGCATCACACGCAGCGATTTCTGGCGGGCGACGCGCTGATGACGTTCATCCGCGAGCGTATCGGCGTCAAGATCATTCGCAAGCATAAGGCGGCGCGCGAGATGCTGCGCACGCTCAAACACGGCGACCTGATCGGAATTCCCTTCGACCAGAACGCCAAGCGCTCGGAGGCAATCTGGGTGCCATTTTTCGGCGAGATGGCGGCGACGCCGGGTGGATTTGACCGACTGGCGATGATGGCGGGTTGTCCGGTGGTGCCGGCGTTCATCGTTCGACAGCCCGACGGGCGGAGCCATGTGATCGAAGTGCAGGAAGAAATCGAGCAGCAGCGAACGGGCGACAAGGACGCCGACGCGCTCGCGAACACGGCGCGGTATCAATTGGCGATCGAGGCGATGGTGCGAAAATATCCGGAGCAGTGGCTGTGGACGCATCGGCGCTATCGCACGCGTCCGGTCCGCGGCAGCAAATCAATCTACGATTGATCGAGCCACACC
The DNA window shown above is from Candidatus Binatus sp. and carries:
- the glgC gene encoding glucose-1-phosphate adenylyltransferase, with the protein product MRTLALVMAGGQGTRLHPLTRDRAKPAVPFGGKYRIIDFVLSNLVNSGIYAIYVLVQWRSQSLIEHLKDGWQFGGMLPDHFVIPVPAQMRMGETWYQGTADAIFQNLNLIDDTKPDLVAVFGADHIYRMDIQQMVEFHLDRKAAVTVATLPVPIEESNQFGILDVDSGLRVSGFEEKPEHPNHMAGAPGRVLASMGNYLFNPEVLREALIEDSIKENSHHDFGRDLIPNLINRVPVYAYNFMTNRIRGDSEVNLSYWRDVGTLEAYYEANMDLRDARPHLNLYNPYWPLRTAYFDQPPAKFVFDENGRRGLALHSVISEGCIVSGGAVRNSVLGRSVFVHSYSLVEDSVIMDYAEIGRHARIRRAIVDKNVYVPEGEEIGYDLERDRQRFFVTDSGLVVIPKGPKRERSVL
- a CDS encoding lysophospholipid acyltransferase family protein; protein product: MPSALSSREQTRIDRTDRSEPAIDPVKNPNLAPADDAPPFPLNRGVGESQQFPLGFKDRMIYRLLLGALHAFSLLPDFVLYPLGVGCALLFYRFDGRHVKIGLKNLEIAFPERSEAERRRILRASYMNLGRTAAEYVRMGGFFYRRLKDRVGYSRTDIWKALQPKYQGIGALILTAHFGNFELLPAGHALHGYQISLVHHTQRFLAGDALMTFIRERIGVKIIRKHKAAREMLRTLKHGDLIGIPFDQNAKRSEAIWVPFFGEMAATPGGFDRLAMMAGCPVVPAFIVRQPDGRSHVIEVQEEIEQQRTGDKDADALANTARYQLAIEAMVRKYPEQWLWTHRRYRTRPVRGSKSIYD